The sequence below is a genomic window from Microbacterium sp. cx-55.
GGCGCGGCGCCGGAGTGGACCTGCTTGGTCTCGAAGCGCCAGTTCTCGGGTGCGGACATCGCATGCTCCTGAAGATTCGGTGATGTCGCGGCGGGCGTCGCGGACTCCTCGAGCGTAGAACCGCCCGGGGTGGGCGACAACGCGCGGGACACGTGACGTAACACCACCGCCTCGGGCAGCCCGTAGCGTGGGTGGTATGACGAACAGGCGTGCAGTGGTGACCGGAGCGAGCTCGGGGATCGGGGAGGCGACGGCACGGATGCTGCGCTCCCGAGGATGGGACGTGGTCGCCGTCGCGCGGCGCGCCGACCGCCTCGAAGCGCTCGAAGCCGAGACGGGCGCGGTCGCGTACGCTGCCGATCTCACGGTCGAGTCCGACATCGATGCGCTCGCCGGATGGTTGGCCGACTCCGGCCCCGTGCACGCACTCGTGCAGGTCGCCGGGGGCGCCCGCGGCACCGACCGGGTGGAGGACGGCGCGGTCGAGGATTGGCGCTGGATGTACGAGACGAACGTCCTCTCCTCGCAGCGGCTCGTGGCGCACCTGCTGCCGCTGCTGCGGCGGGCGGCCGCATCCGACGGTCACGCCGACACGCTCTTCGTGACCTCGACCGCGGCGCAGGTCGCGTACCCCGGCGGCGCGGGCTACAACGCCGCGAAGGCGGCGGAGGAGATGCTCGTGCGGGCACTGCGTCTCGAGCTGAACGGCGAGCCGATCCGCGTCATCGAGATCGCGCCCGGGATGGTGCGCACCGAGGAGTTCTCCCTGAACCGGCTGGGCGGCGACGCCGCGGCCGCCGAGGGGGTCTACGAGGGCGTCGAGAACCCGCTGTCGGCCGACGACGTCGCCGACGTCATCGCCTACGCGCTCGGCGCTCCGGGGCATGTCAACCTCGACCTCGTGACGGTGCGTCCGGTCGCGCAGTCCGCGCAGCACGTGCTCGCCCGCGGTCCGCTGCGGGTGCGGCAGGGCTGATCCGGTACCGACGGCCTCCCGGCCCGGCGGTCAAATGATCGGGGACTCGGCGGCGGTCGCGCCTGCCGCATCCTCGTCGCTGTCGGCGAAGGCGACCTTCGGGACGACGAAGAGGACGGCGGCGGCGACGAAACCGCCGATCGCGCAGATCGTCCATACCGCGAGGTAGCCGCCGAGCGACGCGGCCGTCTCGGCGGCGATCGCGCCGACCCCCGCGGCGAGGACGACCCCGAAGACCGCCGAGGCGAACGTGCCGCCGATCGTCTTCGTGGTGTTCGTGAGCGCCGACGCGATGCCCGTCTGCCCGCGCGGAGCGGCAGCCGCCGCGGCGGCGGGAAGAGCCGCGACCAGAGCGCCGGATCCGAGCCCGGCGATGGAGAGGTTCAGAAGCACCTGCCAGAGCTCCAGATGGAACGGCAGGAACAGCAGGTAGCCGATCCCGACGAGCAGCGCCGCACCGATGAGGACGACACGGGGGCGCGCGCGACGAGACGTCACCGCGAACAGCACGGCACCGACGATCAGCGAGACGAGGTAGACGCCGATCACGTTCGAGCGGCCGGTCGCGTCGAGCCCGAGTCCGTATCCGAGCGATGAGTCCGTGCCGGCGTAGGTCGAGAGCGGTCCCTGCGCCCCGAGCAGACTGATGCCGACCAGCGCCGCGGTCGCCTGCACGGGCCACATCTCGGGCCTACGGAGAACGCGGATGTCGACGGCGGGATCGTCCTGTCGCAGCTCGAACCGCACGAACCAGGCGAACAGGGCGAGTCCGGCGGCCAACAGCAGCCACGTCCACACCGATCCCGGTCCGTTCAGGCGCAGGAAGGTGAGCGCGCTCGTCACCAGCAGCAGCGCCAGCGCGAGCAGCACGAAACCCCCACCATCCAGGCGTCGGCCGCGGACGGGCGTGGACTCCGGCACGCCGAACCAGATCACGAAGCCGACGAGGGTGACGGCGATCGCGGGGAACATGAGCGTGAGCGACAGGTTCTCCGCGGTCGCGGCGAAGATGCGGCCGGCGGCGAGAGCGCCGACGATGGCGCCGGCCTGCAGCCCCACGACCAGGAGCCCCGCCGCTCGCCGGGTCGCCGACACTCCGCGGCCCTGACGGCGGCCGCGCTCGAAGATCAGCGCGATCTCCAGCGGGAGCCACACGACGTAGAAGCCCTGCAGCGCCCACGCGATCAGGAAGCTCCAGAACGTTCCGGCGAAGGCGATCCACCAGGTCGCGCCGGCCGTGAGCACCGTCGCGATCAGCAGGATGCGCTTGTGGCCGTACATGTCACCGAGCTTCGCGAGCACCGGCACGACCAGCGCCGAGAGCAGCAGCTGCGCCGCCTCGAACCAGTTCACATCGGAGTCGTGCACCCCGAGATGCGTCACGATGTCGCTGAACAGCGGCACGTAGTACCCCTGCAGGATCCCGCTCGTGATCTCGACGAGCACGAACCAGCCGATGAGGGATGCGGTGATGCCGAGCGCGGAGGCGCGGAGGCGATCACCGGTGAGCGGACGGGTCATGGCGACACGCTAGTGGTTCCGGCGGCCGCCCGTGCGCACGACGGGTGGGCGGGAGCGTCCGCCGGTGCGCACGACGGACGGGCGGGGGTGCCCACCGGTCGTAGGCTGGGCGGGTGAGCGAACAGGATGCGGGCATGCCGGAGCGGGAAGTACTGACATGGGACGGCTTCGGTGACGCGAGTCGCGATATGGCCCGGAAGGTTTTGGCCGCGGGATTCGTGCCCGAGGTCGTCGTCGCGATCGCGCGCGGCGGACTGCTGCCGGCGGGCGCCATCGCCTACGGGCTGGGCATCAAGAACTGCGGCGCGATCAACGTCGAGTTCTACACCGGAATCGGCACCGTGCTCGACGCCCCGGAGCTGTTGCCCCCCGAGCTCGACATGACCTACCTGGACGGGCGCCGAGTGCTGCTCGTGGACGACGTGGCCGACAGCGGTCGGACGCTCGACCTCGCCGTGCGGCTGCTGACCGAACGCGGCGCCGACGTCCGCTCCGCCGTGATCTACACGAAGCCCACCACGATCATCCAGCCCGACTTCAGTTGGAAGGACACGGATCTCTGGATCGACTTCCCGTGGTCGTGGCAGGGCTCGGTGCACGAAGAGGACGCGGGCCTGCCAGCATCCGCGTGACCGCCCCCGCGCACCCCGACATGTCGTCGCTGGCGGAGCTCG
It includes:
- a CDS encoding SDR family oxidoreductase; this encodes MTNRRAVVTGASSGIGEATARMLRSRGWDVVAVARRADRLEALEAETGAVAYAADLTVESDIDALAGWLADSGPVHALVQVAGGARGTDRVEDGAVEDWRWMYETNVLSSQRLVAHLLPLLRRAAASDGHADTLFVTSTAAQVAYPGGAGYNAAKAAEEMLVRALRLELNGEPIRVIEIAPGMVRTEEFSLNRLGGDAAAAEGVYEGVENPLSADDVADVIAYALGAPGHVNLDLVTVRPVAQSAQHVLARGPLRVRQG
- a CDS encoding MFS transporter, producing MTRPLTGDRLRASALGITASLIGWFVLVEITSGILQGYYVPLFSDIVTHLGVHDSDVNWFEAAQLLLSALVVPVLAKLGDMYGHKRILLIATVLTAGATWWIAFAGTFWSFLIAWALQGFYVVWLPLEIALIFERGRRQGRGVSATRRAAGLLVVGLQAGAIVGALAAGRIFAATAENLSLTLMFPAIAVTLVGFVIWFGVPESTPVRGRRLDGGGFVLLALALLLVTSALTFLRLNGPGSVWTWLLLAAGLALFAWFVRFELRQDDPAVDIRVLRRPEMWPVQATAALVGISLLGAQGPLSTYAGTDSSLGYGLGLDATGRSNVIGVYLVSLIVGAVLFAVTSRRARPRVVLIGAALLVGIGYLLFLPFHLELWQVLLNLSIAGLGSGALVAALPAAAAAAAPRGQTGIASALTNTTKTIGGTFASAVFGVVLAAGVGAIAAETAASLGGYLAVWTICAIGGFVAAAVLFVVPKVAFADSDEDAAGATAAESPII
- a CDS encoding phosphoribosyltransferase, which gives rise to MPEREVLTWDGFGDASRDMARKVLAAGFVPEVVVAIARGGLLPAGAIAYGLGIKNCGAINVEFYTGIGTVLDAPELLPPELDMTYLDGRRVLLVDDVADSGRTLDLAVRLLTERGADVRSAVIYTKPTTIIQPDFSWKDTDLWIDFPWSWQGSVHEEDAGLPASA